A single region of the Zootoca vivipara chromosome 2, rZooViv1.1, whole genome shotgun sequence genome encodes:
- the SMARCC2 gene encoding SWI/SNF complex subunit SMARCC2 isoform X5: MAVRKKDGGPNVKYYEASDTVSQFDSARIWLSKNYKKYIQAEPPTNKSLSSLVVQLLQFQEEVFGKHVSNAPLTKLPIKCFLDFKAGGALCHILAAAYKFKSDQGWRRFDFQNPSRMDRNVEMFMTIEKSLVQNNCLSRPNIYLHPDVDPKLQSKLKDIVKRHQGTVTEDKNNASHIVFPVPGSLEEEEWVRPIMKRDKQVLLHWGYYPDSYDTWIPASEIEAPVEDAPTPERPRKVHGKWILDTDTFNEWMNEEDYEVNDEKSPVSRRKKISAKTLTDEVNSPDSDRRDKKGGNYKKRKRSPSPSPTPEAKKKNAKKGPSTPYTKSKRGHREEEQEDLTKDMDEPSPVPNVEEVTLPKTVNTKKDSESAPVKGGTMADLDEPEDENMETAGKDEEENNAGNKGEQTKNPDLHEDNVTEQTHHIIIPSYAAWFDYNSVHAIERRALPEFFNGKNKSKTPEIYLAYRNFMIDTYRLNPQEYLTSTACRRNLAGDVCAIMRVHAFLEQWGLINYQVDAESRPTPMGPPPTSHFHVLADTPSGLVPLQPKTPQSRQSDSDTKAGRKSKEIEDLVTETVKGKPELQTTASQQMLNFPDKSKEKPPDMQNFGLRTDMYTKKNAPSKSKAAASATREWTEQETLLLLEALEMYKDDWNKVSEHVGSRTQDECILHFLRLPIEDPYLEDSEASLGPLAYQPIPFSQSGNPVMSTVAFLASVVDPRVASAAAKSALEEFSKMKEEVPTALVEAHVRKVEEAAKVTGKADPAFGLESSGIAGTTSDELERIEESCTDENRAEPPLSEEKKEVKEPREGALEEEVKEKLGEVPRKEEEKSKEADSEKEMDKSDGDTMADGEKEKEPKDGSEEGPKDLAEAEAERKTKVERDIGEGNLSTAAAAALAAAAVKAKHLAAVEERKIKSLVALLVETQMKKLEIKLRHFEELETIMDREREALEYQRQQLLADRQAFHMEQLKYAEMRARQQHFQQMHQQQQQQPPPPPLSVGTQPLPSSGAPLAPAAHSMPIAQASVPATSTVGQPSSLAPAEQIGQPVAAQPQPAATGAPQTGPGQTGQPSAGSHAQPPFPSQQPSSQNLPGAVPATVHPAMAGNIPSALPFGMPASIPFSMASNVTDSIGINFPANTPIHPVHGNLACSMANPPIVNIASTLHPPATPLPHGSAAAQSPAIVAAMQGSLLSNAGAGSDQGPSLQPDPIAPSPSTATPVPPTQ; this comes from the exons TACATCCAAGCAGAGCCACCTACCAATAAGTCGTTGTCCAGCCTAGTAGTacagctgctgcagttccaaGAGGAGGTGTTTGGAAAACATGTCAGCAATGCACCACTCACAAAGTTACCG ATAAAATGCTTCTTAGATTTCAAAGCTGGTGGTGCCCTATGCCACATCCTTGCAGCAGCCTATAAATTCAAGAGTGATCAAGGATG GCGGCGTTTCGATTTCCAGAATCCATCACGGATGGACCGCAATGTGGAGATGTTCATGACGATCGAAAAATCTCTGGTGCAG aacAATTGTCTCTCCCGACCTAACATCTATTTGCATCCAGATGTTGACCCTAAATTGCAGTCCAAGCTGAAAGACATTGTGAAACGGCACCAG GGAACAGTAACAGAAGATAAGAACAATGCTTCCCATATTGTCTTCCCTGTCCCTGGTAGCCTTGAAGAAG AAGAGTGGGTTCGCCCGATCATGAAGAGAGACAAACAGGTCCTCCTGCACTGGGGCTACTACCCTGACAG CTATGACACCTGGATACCAGCAAGTGAAATTGAGGCCCCCGTGGAGGACGCACCCACACCAGAGAGACCCCGTAAG GTTCATGGCAAATGGATCCTGGACACAGACACTTTCAATGAGTGGATGAATGAAGAAGACTACGAAGTAAATGATGAGAAGAGCCCCGTCTCCCGCAGGAAGAAAATCTCTGCCAAGACTCTCACTGATGAG GTTAACAGTCCTGACTCAGACCGGCGGGATAAGAAGGGAGGAAACTATAAGAAAAGGAAGCGTTCTCCCTCTCCTTCACCTACTccagaagcaaaaaagaagaatgcCAAGAAAGG GCCTTCCACTCCCTACACCAAATCCAAGCGTGGCCACCGTGAAGAGGAGCAAGAAGACCTCACTAAAGACATGGATGAGCCTTCTCCTGTCCCTAATGTGGAAGAAGTCACACTACCAAAAACAG TTAACACCAAGAAAGACTCTGAATCAGCTCCTGTGAAGGGTGGCACCATGGCCGATTTGg ATGAGCCAGAAGATGAGAACATGGAGACTGCAGGCAAG GATGAAGAGGAGAACAATGCTGGAAACAAAGGAGAGCAGACCAAGAACCCCGACCTACATGAAGACAATGTCACCGAACAGACGCATCACATCATCATTCCCAGCTACGCAGCCTGGTTTGACTATAACAG TGTCCATGCTATTGAGCGGAGAGCCCTCCCAGAATTTTTCAATGGCAAAAACAAGTCAAAGACTCCTGAAAT CTACTTGGCATACCGCAATTTCATGATTGACACATACCGGCTCAATCCACAGGAATACCTAACCTCGACTGCCTGCCGTCGGAACCTGGCTGGAGATGTGTGTGCCATCATGAG AGTCCACGCCTTCCTGGAACAATGGGGACTCATTAATTACCAAGTGGATGCAGAGAGCCGGCCGACACCCATGGGACCACCACCTACATCTCATTTCCATGTTCTGGCTGACACCCCTTCGGGATTGGTGCCACTGCAGCCCAAAACACCCCAG AGTCGTCAGAGCGATAGTGATACCAAGGCTGGACGAAAGAGCAAGGAGATTGAAGACCTTGTCACTGAGACGGTGAAGGGGAAACCTGAGCTG CAAACCACAGCTTCCCAGCAGATGCTGAACTTCCCTGACAAGAGCAAGGAGAAGCCACCAGACATGCAAAACTTTGGGCTTCGCACTGACATGTACACCAAGAAGAATGCTCCTTCCAAG AGcaaagctgctgccagtgctACTCGTGAGTGGACAGAGCAGgagacgctgctgctgctggag GCTCTGGAGATGTACAAGGATGACTGGAACAAAGTTTCTGAGCACGTTGGCAGCCGCACGCAGGATGAGTGCATTCTGCATTTCCTGCGTCTTCCTATCGAGGACCCTTACCTGGAGGACTCTGAGGCCTCTCTTGGGCCTCTGGCCTATCAACCCATTCCCTTCAGCCAGTCGGGCAACCCCGTGATGAGCACCGTGGCCTTCTTGGCTTCTGTTGTGGACCCTCGTGTGGCATCTGCAGCAGCCAAGTCAGCCCTTG AGGAGTTCTCCAAGATGAAGGAGGAGGTCCCCACAGCCTTGGTTGAAGCTCATGTCCGCAAGGTGGAGGAAGCTGCCAAGGTGACAGGCAAGGCAGACCCAGCATTTGGCCTGGAGAGCAGCGGAATTGCAGGGACCACATCCGATGAGCTGGAGCGAATAG AAGAGAGCTGCACAGATGAGAACCGGGCAGAACCTCCATTAtcagaagagaagaaagaggtGAAG GAACCAAGAGAAGGCGCCCTGGAGGAGGAAGTGAAGGAGAAACTTGGAGAGGTGcccaggaaagaggaggagaaaagcaaagaGGCTGACAGCGAGAAGGAGATGGACAAGAGTGACGGGGACACCATGG ctgatggggaaaaggaaaaagaacccaAGGATGGCAGTGAAGAAGGGCCCAAGGATCTGGCCGAGGCCGAGGCGGAGCGTAAAACCAAAGTGGAGAGGGACATAGGCGAGGGTAATCTTTctacggcggcggcggcagctttggcagcagcagcagtgaaagcAAAG CACTTGGCAGCTGTGGAAGAGCGTAAGATCAAGTCGCTGGTTGCCTTGCTGGTGGAGACACAGATGAAGAAGCTTGAGATCAAGCTAAGGCACTTCGAGGAGCTGGAGACCATCATGGACCGGGAGCGCGAGGCA CTAGAGTACCAGAGGCAGCAGCTCCTGGCTGACCGACAGGCCTTCCACATGGAGCAGCTCAAGTATGCCGAGATGCGCGCTCGCCAGCAACATTTCCAGCAGAtgcaccaacagcagcagcagcagccaccgccaCCGCCTCTCTCTGTGGGCACACAGCCCCTCCCTTCTTCAGGGGCTCCTCTGGCACCAGCCGCACACTCCATGCCCATCGCCCAGGCTTCTGTGCCGGCCACCAGCACCGTAGGGCAGCCCAGCAGTTTGGCTCCAGCAGAACAGATTGGGCAGCCAGTGGCTGCTCAGCCACAGCCCGCAGCTACTGGAGCTCCACAAACAGGGCCAGGTCAGACTGGACAGCCTTCTGCAGGTTCTCATG CCCAGCCTCCGTTCCCCAGCCAGCAGCCATCCTCCCAGAATCTCCCTGGGGCAGTCCCAGCAACCGTTCACCCTGCCATGGCTGGTAATATCCCCTCGGCTCTGCCTTTCGGAATGCCTGCCTCCATCCCATTTAGCATGGCTAGTAACGTAACAGACTCCATCGGCATTAACTTCCCTGCTAACACGCCCATCCATCCAGTGCATGGTAACCTTGCGTGCAGCATGGCTAATCCGCCCATCGTCAACATCGCTAGCACCCTGCACCCTCCTGCCACCCCACTGCCTCACGGTTCTGCAGCTGCCCAGAGCCCTGCTATCGTGGCAGCCATGCAGGGCAGCCTCCTTTCAAACGCTGGTGCTGGATCAG ATCAAGGGCCTTCACTTCAGCCGGATCCCATCGCTCCCAGTCCCAGCACGGCCACACCAGTCCCACCCACACAGTGA
- the SMARCC2 gene encoding SWI/SNF complex subunit SMARCC2 isoform X3 produces MAVRKKDGGPNVKYYEASDTVSQFDSARIWLSKNYKKYIQAEPPTNKSLSSLVVQLLQFQEEVFGKHVSNAPLTKLPIKCFLDFKAGGALCHILAAAYKFKSDQGWRRFDFQNPSRMDRNVEMFMTIEKSLVQNNCLSRPNIYLHPDVDPKLQSKLKDIVKRHQGTVTEDKNNASHIVFPVPGSLEEEEWVRPIMKRDKQVLLHWGYYPDSYDTWIPASEIEAPVEDAPTPERPRKVHGKWILDTDTFNEWMNEEDYEVNDEKSPVSRRKKISAKTLTDEVNSPDSDRRDKKGGNYKKRKRSPSPSPTPEAKKKNAKKGPSTPYTKSKRGHREEEQEDLTKDMDEPSPVPNVEEVTLPKTVNTKKDSESAPVKGGTMADLDEPEDENMETAGKDEEENNAGNKGEQTKNPDLHEDNVTEQTHHIIIPSYAAWFDYNSVHAIERRALPEFFNGKNKSKTPEIYLAYRNFMIDTYRLNPQEYLTSTACRRNLAGDVCAIMRVHAFLEQWGLINYQVDAESRPTPMGPPPTSHFHVLADTPSGLVPLQPKTPQSRQSDSDTKAGRKSKEIEDLVTETVKGKPELQTTASQQMLNFPDKSKEKPPDMQNFGLRTDMYTKKNAPSKSKAAASATREWTEQETLLLLEALEMYKDDWNKVSEHVGSRTQDECILHFLRLPIEDPYLEDSEASLGPLAYQPIPFSQSGNPVMSTVAFLASVVDPRVASAAAKSALEEFSKMKEEVPTALVEAHVRKVEEAAKVTGKADPAFGLESSGIAGTTSDELERIGEGGERGAFRASSREAPSMDLAQCAVGTKKGAETQETRAGLASGLELTINRLAQEESCTDENRAEPPLSEEKKEEPREGALEEEVKEKLGEVPRKEEEKSKEADSEKEMDKSDGDTMADGEKEKEPKDGSEEGPKDLAEAEAERKTKVERDIGEGNLSTAAAAALAAAAVKAKHLAAVEERKIKSLVALLVETQMKKLEIKLRHFEELETIMDREREALEYQRQQLLADRQAFHMEQLKYAEMRARQQHFQQMHQQQQQQPPPPPLSVGTQPLPSSGAPLAPAAHSMPIAQASVPATSTVGQPSSLAPAEQIGQPVAAQPQPAATGAPQTGPGQTGQPSAGSHAQPPFPSQQPSSQNLPGAVPATVHPAMAGNIPSALPFGMPASIPFSMASNVTDSIGINFPANTPIHPVHGNLACSMANPPIVNIASTLHPPATPLPHGSAAAQSPAIVAAMQGSLLSNAGAGSDQGPSLQPDPIAPSPSTATPVPPTQ; encoded by the exons TACATCCAAGCAGAGCCACCTACCAATAAGTCGTTGTCCAGCCTAGTAGTacagctgctgcagttccaaGAGGAGGTGTTTGGAAAACATGTCAGCAATGCACCACTCACAAAGTTACCG ATAAAATGCTTCTTAGATTTCAAAGCTGGTGGTGCCCTATGCCACATCCTTGCAGCAGCCTATAAATTCAAGAGTGATCAAGGATG GCGGCGTTTCGATTTCCAGAATCCATCACGGATGGACCGCAATGTGGAGATGTTCATGACGATCGAAAAATCTCTGGTGCAG aacAATTGTCTCTCCCGACCTAACATCTATTTGCATCCAGATGTTGACCCTAAATTGCAGTCCAAGCTGAAAGACATTGTGAAACGGCACCAG GGAACAGTAACAGAAGATAAGAACAATGCTTCCCATATTGTCTTCCCTGTCCCTGGTAGCCTTGAAGAAG AAGAGTGGGTTCGCCCGATCATGAAGAGAGACAAACAGGTCCTCCTGCACTGGGGCTACTACCCTGACAG CTATGACACCTGGATACCAGCAAGTGAAATTGAGGCCCCCGTGGAGGACGCACCCACACCAGAGAGACCCCGTAAG GTTCATGGCAAATGGATCCTGGACACAGACACTTTCAATGAGTGGATGAATGAAGAAGACTACGAAGTAAATGATGAGAAGAGCCCCGTCTCCCGCAGGAAGAAAATCTCTGCCAAGACTCTCACTGATGAG GTTAACAGTCCTGACTCAGACCGGCGGGATAAGAAGGGAGGAAACTATAAGAAAAGGAAGCGTTCTCCCTCTCCTTCACCTACTccagaagcaaaaaagaagaatgcCAAGAAAGG GCCTTCCACTCCCTACACCAAATCCAAGCGTGGCCACCGTGAAGAGGAGCAAGAAGACCTCACTAAAGACATGGATGAGCCTTCTCCTGTCCCTAATGTGGAAGAAGTCACACTACCAAAAACAG TTAACACCAAGAAAGACTCTGAATCAGCTCCTGTGAAGGGTGGCACCATGGCCGATTTGg ATGAGCCAGAAGATGAGAACATGGAGACTGCAGGCAAG GATGAAGAGGAGAACAATGCTGGAAACAAAGGAGAGCAGACCAAGAACCCCGACCTACATGAAGACAATGTCACCGAACAGACGCATCACATCATCATTCCCAGCTACGCAGCCTGGTTTGACTATAACAG TGTCCATGCTATTGAGCGGAGAGCCCTCCCAGAATTTTTCAATGGCAAAAACAAGTCAAAGACTCCTGAAAT CTACTTGGCATACCGCAATTTCATGATTGACACATACCGGCTCAATCCACAGGAATACCTAACCTCGACTGCCTGCCGTCGGAACCTGGCTGGAGATGTGTGTGCCATCATGAG AGTCCACGCCTTCCTGGAACAATGGGGACTCATTAATTACCAAGTGGATGCAGAGAGCCGGCCGACACCCATGGGACCACCACCTACATCTCATTTCCATGTTCTGGCTGACACCCCTTCGGGATTGGTGCCACTGCAGCCCAAAACACCCCAG AGTCGTCAGAGCGATAGTGATACCAAGGCTGGACGAAAGAGCAAGGAGATTGAAGACCTTGTCACTGAGACGGTGAAGGGGAAACCTGAGCTG CAAACCACAGCTTCCCAGCAGATGCTGAACTTCCCTGACAAGAGCAAGGAGAAGCCACCAGACATGCAAAACTTTGGGCTTCGCACTGACATGTACACCAAGAAGAATGCTCCTTCCAAG AGcaaagctgctgccagtgctACTCGTGAGTGGACAGAGCAGgagacgctgctgctgctggag GCTCTGGAGATGTACAAGGATGACTGGAACAAAGTTTCTGAGCACGTTGGCAGCCGCACGCAGGATGAGTGCATTCTGCATTTCCTGCGTCTTCCTATCGAGGACCCTTACCTGGAGGACTCTGAGGCCTCTCTTGGGCCTCTGGCCTATCAACCCATTCCCTTCAGCCAGTCGGGCAACCCCGTGATGAGCACCGTGGCCTTCTTGGCTTCTGTTGTGGACCCTCGTGTGGCATCTGCAGCAGCCAAGTCAGCCCTTG AGGAGTTCTCCAAGATGAAGGAGGAGGTCCCCACAGCCTTGGTTGAAGCTCATGTCCGCAAGGTGGAGGAAGCTGCCAAGGTGACAGGCAAGGCAGACCCAGCATTTGGCCTGGAGAGCAGCGGAATTGCAGGGACCACATCCGATGAGCTGGAGCGAATAGGTGAGGGGGGCGAGCGGGGCGCCTTCCGCGCTTCATCCCGTGAAGCGCCCTCGATGGACCTCGCCCAGTGTGCGGTGGGGACTAAGAAGGGTGCCGAGACGCAGGAGACCAGAGCCGGCCTGGCTTCCGGCCTGGAGCTCACAATCAATCGCCTGGCACAGG AAGAGAGCTGCACAGATGAGAACCGGGCAGAACCTCCATTAtcagaagagaagaaagag GAACCAAGAGAAGGCGCCCTGGAGGAGGAAGTGAAGGAGAAACTTGGAGAGGTGcccaggaaagaggaggagaaaagcaaagaGGCTGACAGCGAGAAGGAGATGGACAAGAGTGACGGGGACACCATGG ctgatggggaaaaggaaaaagaacccaAGGATGGCAGTGAAGAAGGGCCCAAGGATCTGGCCGAGGCCGAGGCGGAGCGTAAAACCAAAGTGGAGAGGGACATAGGCGAGGGTAATCTTTctacggcggcggcggcagctttggcagcagcagcagtgaaagcAAAG CACTTGGCAGCTGTGGAAGAGCGTAAGATCAAGTCGCTGGTTGCCTTGCTGGTGGAGACACAGATGAAGAAGCTTGAGATCAAGCTAAGGCACTTCGAGGAGCTGGAGACCATCATGGACCGGGAGCGCGAGGCA CTAGAGTACCAGAGGCAGCAGCTCCTGGCTGACCGACAGGCCTTCCACATGGAGCAGCTCAAGTATGCCGAGATGCGCGCTCGCCAGCAACATTTCCAGCAGAtgcaccaacagcagcagcagcagccaccgccaCCGCCTCTCTCTGTGGGCACACAGCCCCTCCCTTCTTCAGGGGCTCCTCTGGCACCAGCCGCACACTCCATGCCCATCGCCCAGGCTTCTGTGCCGGCCACCAGCACCGTAGGGCAGCCCAGCAGTTTGGCTCCAGCAGAACAGATTGGGCAGCCAGTGGCTGCTCAGCCACAGCCCGCAGCTACTGGAGCTCCACAAACAGGGCCAGGTCAGACTGGACAGCCTTCTGCAGGTTCTCATG CCCAGCCTCCGTTCCCCAGCCAGCAGCCATCCTCCCAGAATCTCCCTGGGGCAGTCCCAGCAACCGTTCACCCTGCCATGGCTGGTAATATCCCCTCGGCTCTGCCTTTCGGAATGCCTGCCTCCATCCCATTTAGCATGGCTAGTAACGTAACAGACTCCATCGGCATTAACTTCCCTGCTAACACGCCCATCCATCCAGTGCATGGTAACCTTGCGTGCAGCATGGCTAATCCGCCCATCGTCAACATCGCTAGCACCCTGCACCCTCCTGCCACCCCACTGCCTCACGGTTCTGCAGCTGCCCAGAGCCCTGCTATCGTGGCAGCCATGCAGGGCAGCCTCCTTTCAAACGCTGGTGCTGGATCAG ATCAAGGGCCTTCACTTCAGCCGGATCCCATCGCTCCCAGTCCCAGCACGGCCACACCAGTCCCACCCACACAGTGA
- the SMARCC2 gene encoding SWI/SNF complex subunit SMARCC2 isoform X1, with amino-acid sequence MAVRKKDGGPNVKYYEASDTVSQFDSARIWLSKNYKKYIQAEPPTNKSLSSLVVQLLQFQEEVFGKHVSNAPLTKLPIKCFLDFKAGGALCHILAAAYKFKSDQGWRRFDFQNPSRMDRNVEMFMTIEKSLVQNNCLSRPNIYLHPDVDPKLQSKLKDIVKRHQGTVTEDKNNASHIVFPVPGSLEEEEWVRPIMKRDKQVLLHWGYYPDSYDTWIPASEIEAPVEDAPTPERPRKVHGKWILDTDTFNEWMNEEDYEVNDEKSPVSRRKKISAKTLTDEVNSPDSDRRDKKGGNYKKRKRSPSPSPTPEAKKKNAKKGPSTPYTKSKRGHREEEQEDLTKDMDEPSPVPNVEEVTLPKTVNTKKDSESAPVKGGTMADLDEPEDENMETAGKDEEENNAGNKGEQTKNPDLHEDNVTEQTHHIIIPSYAAWFDYNSVHAIERRALPEFFNGKNKSKTPEIYLAYRNFMIDTYRLNPQEYLTSTACRRNLAGDVCAIMRVHAFLEQWGLINYQVDAESRPTPMGPPPTSHFHVLADTPSGLVPLQPKTPQSRQSDSDTKAGRKSKEIEDLVTETVKGKPELQTTASQQMLNFPDKSKEKPPDMQNFGLRTDMYTKKNAPSKSKAAASATREWTEQETLLLLEALEMYKDDWNKVSEHVGSRTQDECILHFLRLPIEDPYLEDSEASLGPLAYQPIPFSQSGNPVMSTVAFLASVVDPRVASAAAKSALEEFSKMKEEVPTALVEAHVRKVEEAAKVTGKADPAFGLESSGIAGTTSDELERIGEGGERGAFRASSREAPSMDLAQCAVGTKKGAETQETRAGLASGLELTINRLAQEESCTDENRAEPPLSEEKKEVKEPREGALEEEVKEKLGEVPRKEEEKSKEADSEKEMDKSDGDTMADGEKEKEPKDGSEEGPKDLAEAEAERKTKVERDIGEGNLSTAAAAALAAAAVKAKHLAAVEERKIKSLVALLVETQMKKLEIKLRHFEELETIMDREREALEYQRQQLLADRQAFHMEQLKYAEMRARQQHFQQMHQQQQQQPPPPPLSVGTQPLPSSGAPLAPAAHSMPIAQASVPATSTVGQPSSLAPAEQIGQPVAAQPQPAATGAPQTGPGQTGQPSAGSHAQPPFPSQQPSSQNLPGAVPATVHPAMAGNIPSALPFGMPASIPFSMASNVTDSIGINFPANTPIHPVHGNLACSMANPPIVNIASTLHPPATPLPHGSAAAQSPAIVAAMQGSLLSNAGAGSDQGPSLQPDPIAPSPSTATPVPPTQ; translated from the exons TACATCCAAGCAGAGCCACCTACCAATAAGTCGTTGTCCAGCCTAGTAGTacagctgctgcagttccaaGAGGAGGTGTTTGGAAAACATGTCAGCAATGCACCACTCACAAAGTTACCG ATAAAATGCTTCTTAGATTTCAAAGCTGGTGGTGCCCTATGCCACATCCTTGCAGCAGCCTATAAATTCAAGAGTGATCAAGGATG GCGGCGTTTCGATTTCCAGAATCCATCACGGATGGACCGCAATGTGGAGATGTTCATGACGATCGAAAAATCTCTGGTGCAG aacAATTGTCTCTCCCGACCTAACATCTATTTGCATCCAGATGTTGACCCTAAATTGCAGTCCAAGCTGAAAGACATTGTGAAACGGCACCAG GGAACAGTAACAGAAGATAAGAACAATGCTTCCCATATTGTCTTCCCTGTCCCTGGTAGCCTTGAAGAAG AAGAGTGGGTTCGCCCGATCATGAAGAGAGACAAACAGGTCCTCCTGCACTGGGGCTACTACCCTGACAG CTATGACACCTGGATACCAGCAAGTGAAATTGAGGCCCCCGTGGAGGACGCACCCACACCAGAGAGACCCCGTAAG GTTCATGGCAAATGGATCCTGGACACAGACACTTTCAATGAGTGGATGAATGAAGAAGACTACGAAGTAAATGATGAGAAGAGCCCCGTCTCCCGCAGGAAGAAAATCTCTGCCAAGACTCTCACTGATGAG GTTAACAGTCCTGACTCAGACCGGCGGGATAAGAAGGGAGGAAACTATAAGAAAAGGAAGCGTTCTCCCTCTCCTTCACCTACTccagaagcaaaaaagaagaatgcCAAGAAAGG GCCTTCCACTCCCTACACCAAATCCAAGCGTGGCCACCGTGAAGAGGAGCAAGAAGACCTCACTAAAGACATGGATGAGCCTTCTCCTGTCCCTAATGTGGAAGAAGTCACACTACCAAAAACAG TTAACACCAAGAAAGACTCTGAATCAGCTCCTGTGAAGGGTGGCACCATGGCCGATTTGg ATGAGCCAGAAGATGAGAACATGGAGACTGCAGGCAAG GATGAAGAGGAGAACAATGCTGGAAACAAAGGAGAGCAGACCAAGAACCCCGACCTACATGAAGACAATGTCACCGAACAGACGCATCACATCATCATTCCCAGCTACGCAGCCTGGTTTGACTATAACAG TGTCCATGCTATTGAGCGGAGAGCCCTCCCAGAATTTTTCAATGGCAAAAACAAGTCAAAGACTCCTGAAAT CTACTTGGCATACCGCAATTTCATGATTGACACATACCGGCTCAATCCACAGGAATACCTAACCTCGACTGCCTGCCGTCGGAACCTGGCTGGAGATGTGTGTGCCATCATGAG AGTCCACGCCTTCCTGGAACAATGGGGACTCATTAATTACCAAGTGGATGCAGAGAGCCGGCCGACACCCATGGGACCACCACCTACATCTCATTTCCATGTTCTGGCTGACACCCCTTCGGGATTGGTGCCACTGCAGCCCAAAACACCCCAG AGTCGTCAGAGCGATAGTGATACCAAGGCTGGACGAAAGAGCAAGGAGATTGAAGACCTTGTCACTGAGACGGTGAAGGGGAAACCTGAGCTG CAAACCACAGCTTCCCAGCAGATGCTGAACTTCCCTGACAAGAGCAAGGAGAAGCCACCAGACATGCAAAACTTTGGGCTTCGCACTGACATGTACACCAAGAAGAATGCTCCTTCCAAG AGcaaagctgctgccagtgctACTCGTGAGTGGACAGAGCAGgagacgctgctgctgctggag GCTCTGGAGATGTACAAGGATGACTGGAACAAAGTTTCTGAGCACGTTGGCAGCCGCACGCAGGATGAGTGCATTCTGCATTTCCTGCGTCTTCCTATCGAGGACCCTTACCTGGAGGACTCTGAGGCCTCTCTTGGGCCTCTGGCCTATCAACCCATTCCCTTCAGCCAGTCGGGCAACCCCGTGATGAGCACCGTGGCCTTCTTGGCTTCTGTTGTGGACCCTCGTGTGGCATCTGCAGCAGCCAAGTCAGCCCTTG AGGAGTTCTCCAAGATGAAGGAGGAGGTCCCCACAGCCTTGGTTGAAGCTCATGTCCGCAAGGTGGAGGAAGCTGCCAAGGTGACAGGCAAGGCAGACCCAGCATTTGGCCTGGAGAGCAGCGGAATTGCAGGGACCACATCCGATGAGCTGGAGCGAATAGGTGAGGGGGGCGAGCGGGGCGCCTTCCGCGCTTCATCCCGTGAAGCGCCCTCGATGGACCTCGCCCAGTGTGCGGTGGGGACTAAGAAGGGTGCCGAGACGCAGGAGACCAGAGCCGGCCTGGCTTCCGGCCTGGAGCTCACAATCAATCGCCTGGCACAGG AAGAGAGCTGCACAGATGAGAACCGGGCAGAACCTCCATTAtcagaagagaagaaagaggtGAAG GAACCAAGAGAAGGCGCCCTGGAGGAGGAAGTGAAGGAGAAACTTGGAGAGGTGcccaggaaagaggaggagaaaagcaaagaGGCTGACAGCGAGAAGGAGATGGACAAGAGTGACGGGGACACCATGG ctgatggggaaaaggaaaaagaacccaAGGATGGCAGTGAAGAAGGGCCCAAGGATCTGGCCGAGGCCGAGGCGGAGCGTAAAACCAAAGTGGAGAGGGACATAGGCGAGGGTAATCTTTctacggcggcggcggcagctttggcagcagcagcagtgaaagcAAAG CACTTGGCAGCTGTGGAAGAGCGTAAGATCAAGTCGCTGGTTGCCTTGCTGGTGGAGACACAGATGAAGAAGCTTGAGATCAAGCTAAGGCACTTCGAGGAGCTGGAGACCATCATGGACCGGGAGCGCGAGGCA CTAGAGTACCAGAGGCAGCAGCTCCTGGCTGACCGACAGGCCTTCCACATGGAGCAGCTCAAGTATGCCGAGATGCGCGCTCGCCAGCAACATTTCCAGCAGAtgcaccaacagcagcagcagcagccaccgccaCCGCCTCTCTCTGTGGGCACACAGCCCCTCCCTTCTTCAGGGGCTCCTCTGGCACCAGCCGCACACTCCATGCCCATCGCCCAGGCTTCTGTGCCGGCCACCAGCACCGTAGGGCAGCCCAGCAGTTTGGCTCCAGCAGAACAGATTGGGCAGCCAGTGGCTGCTCAGCCACAGCCCGCAGCTACTGGAGCTCCACAAACAGGGCCAGGTCAGACTGGACAGCCTTCTGCAGGTTCTCATG CCCAGCCTCCGTTCCCCAGCCAGCAGCCATCCTCCCAGAATCTCCCTGGGGCAGTCCCAGCAACCGTTCACCCTGCCATGGCTGGTAATATCCCCTCGGCTCTGCCTTTCGGAATGCCTGCCTCCATCCCATTTAGCATGGCTAGTAACGTAACAGACTCCATCGGCATTAACTTCCCTGCTAACACGCCCATCCATCCAGTGCATGGTAACCTTGCGTGCAGCATGGCTAATCCGCCCATCGTCAACATCGCTAGCACCCTGCACCCTCCTGCCACCCCACTGCCTCACGGTTCTGCAGCTGCCCAGAGCCCTGCTATCGTGGCAGCCATGCAGGGCAGCCTCCTTTCAAACGCTGGTGCTGGATCAG ATCAAGGGCCTTCACTTCAGCCGGATCCCATCGCTCCCAGTCCCAGCACGGCCACACCAGTCCCACCCACACAGTGA